One Weissella ceti DNA window includes the following coding sequences:
- a CDS encoding phage tail assembly chaperone codes for MAQKSIESFLLKDASVLTETKEIKFSQFEEPFEIRSISATEYKSLEKQATRPVKQNGVMSTQLDQSKFMDLLAVTAITFPDLHEADLQEHFGTTNAADTGRAMLKAGQWAGLYQEISKLSGFDEEPVDDLVEEVKN; via the coding sequence ATGGCACAAAAGTCAATCGAATCATTTTTGCTAAAGGACGCATCAGTTTTGACAGAAACAAAGGAAATCAAGTTCTCTCAATTCGAAGAACCATTTGAAATCCGTTCTATTTCTGCAACTGAATACAAGTCACTTGAAAAGCAAGCAACTCGCCCAGTTAAGCAAAACGGGGTGATGTCAACACAACTTGATCAATCAAAGTTTATGGACTTGTTGGCAGTAACAGCAATTACTTTCCCAGACTTGCACGAAGCTGATTTGCAAGAACACTTCGGAACAACAAACGCTGCTGATACTGGTCGCGCCATGTTGAAGGCTGGTCAATGGGCAGGATTGTACCAAGAAATCAGTAAGTTGAGTGGTTTTGATGAAGAACCAGTCGATGACTTGGTTGAAGAAGTAAAAAACTAA
- a CDS encoding XkdQ/YqbQ family protein, which translates to MAVTHFTMESRTKRWDVAPLATEIVWETDVNFSAGSLKFKLLEVDEGFVPQNGDKVEFKWDGMKIFKGRVFEVDYSSKEVFTVTAFDNLRYLKNQDMIVWRIGKIGERFSKIMRSIGGISYKNLSKSKINLIEEIQDGQTHFDRLSEWAKEVKRREGLRVFLRDVYGSVQLVAEEVTWDKFLVIGDKELATGWNYTRSVDETANIIKLVRETKDKKQRSVYTTKSASSSKSIDRYGPLQIVEKADDKLNDAQMERLVNRRLKEKNVEDKTFSITAIGTMEASSGLGMRAGERFYIDIQSLRDIGIGTRRMFATKVTHYFGPNWTMDIEMELD; encoded by the coding sequence ATGGCGGTCACACATTTCACAATGGAATCCCGTACGAAACGCTGGGACGTAGCACCACTTGCTACTGAAATCGTTTGGGAAACGGACGTTAACTTCTCGGCTGGCTCGCTTAAATTCAAATTATTGGAAGTAGATGAAGGTTTTGTCCCTCAAAACGGAGATAAAGTCGAATTTAAGTGGGACGGCATGAAGATTTTTAAAGGACGTGTTTTTGAAGTCGATTACTCCAGCAAAGAAGTATTTACTGTAACGGCGTTTGATAATCTTCGTTATTTGAAGAACCAAGACATGATCGTGTGGCGTATTGGTAAAATTGGCGAACGTTTCTCAAAGATTATGCGTTCTATCGGTGGTATCAGCTATAAGAACTTAAGCAAATCAAAAATTAATCTGATTGAAGAAATCCAAGACGGACAAACTCATTTTGACCGCTTAAGTGAATGGGCAAAAGAAGTGAAGCGCCGGGAAGGATTACGTGTTTTCTTGCGTGATGTATACGGTTCTGTCCAGCTTGTTGCTGAAGAAGTGACGTGGGATAAATTCTTAGTCATTGGCGACAAAGAGCTGGCTACAGGCTGGAATTACACTCGTTCGGTTGACGAAACAGCGAACATCATCAAACTTGTTCGCGAAACAAAGGATAAGAAACAACGATCAGTTTACACAACTAAATCCGCTAGCAGTTCGAAAAGTATTGATAGATATGGTCCATTACAAATCGTTGAAAAAGCGGACGATAAACTTAACGACGCTCAAATGGAGCGATTAGTTAATCGTCGTTTGAAAGAAAAGAACGTTGAAGATAAGACGTTCTCAATCACCGCTATCGGGACTATGGAAGCAAGCAGCGGGCTAGGTATGCGCGCTGGAGAACGCTTCTACATTGACATTCAAAGCTTGCGAGATATTGGTATTGGAACACGCCGCATGTTTGCAACGAAAGTAACGCATTATTTTGGTCCTAATTGGACTATGGATATAGAAATGGAGTTGGACTAA
- a CDS encoding phage tail tube protein produces the protein MANQILNQNDAISAKEGTVVVKIDGKNYPFIEATEVSASVELNKEDVARLGTRFKGKKVTSAEGSGTINGYLVSSIWVSEVLEKYKNTGRLPEMSITTTIEDKTSSVGKQTIVLTGVLLDEIPLFNIEADDGLMMAETDFSFDGYQLTNKFTGPKRS, from the coding sequence ATGGCTAATCAAATTTTGAACCAAAACGACGCGATCAGCGCCAAAGAAGGTACAGTCGTTGTCAAGATTGACGGGAAGAACTACCCGTTTATTGAAGCAACTGAAGTTTCAGCATCAGTTGAATTGAACAAGGAAGACGTGGCTCGTTTGGGTACACGTTTCAAGGGTAAGAAGGTAACTTCTGCAGAAGGGTCAGGAACTATCAACGGTTACTTGGTTTCTTCAATCTGGGTTTCTGAAGTGCTTGAAAAGTACAAGAACACAGGTCGTCTTCCTGAAATGTCTATCACGACAACAATCGAAGACAAGACTTCATCTGTTGGTAAGCAAACTATCGTGCTCACTGGTGTTCTTTTGGACGAAATTCCATTGTTCAACATCGAAGCTGACGACGGATTGATGATGGCTGAAACAGACTTCTCATTCGACGGATACCAACTTACTAACAAGTTCACAGGTCCTAAGCGTTCTTAG
- a CDS encoding major capsid protein has protein sequence MANEHTKVIDTITPKIFEQYMQQILPNKSALVQSGVVMADERVARNIATGGTVVTMPFWNDIGGDDEVLGDGDTALSTGKITAGQEFATVMYRGRAWAVNEMAAIMSGDDPVAALMNRIADYWVRREQRVLLSTLNGLFGEGGTLASTHLHTATGNISPEVVLDAKQLLGDASERLTMIVMHSATYTELQKQNVIEFIVGSDSKTQIPTYLGYTVLVDDDITPSEDGTYTSYLLATASFGRNTSAPANMTTFETARDASRGTDSIYTRRAFVMHPRGISWTNAEVSDMTPTNQDLENVKNWNRVYDPKYIGMVAIKHKVGEAPKVAPKKAAAK, from the coding sequence ATGGCTAATGAACATACAAAGGTAATTGACACAATTACCCCTAAAATCTTTGAACAATACATGCAACAAATCTTGCCTAACAAGTCTGCGCTAGTGCAATCAGGCGTAGTTATGGCAGACGAACGCGTCGCTCGAAATATCGCAACTGGTGGGACTGTCGTGACAATGCCGTTCTGGAATGACATCGGCGGTGATGATGAAGTTCTTGGAGACGGGGACACAGCTCTTTCAACTGGAAAGATTACAGCCGGACAAGAATTCGCAACAGTTATGTATCGTGGGCGTGCTTGGGCTGTTAATGAAATGGCTGCAATTATGTCTGGTGATGATCCAGTTGCCGCATTGATGAACCGTATCGCAGATTACTGGGTACGTCGTGAACAACGCGTTTTGCTATCAACTTTGAACGGATTGTTCGGAGAAGGTGGAACATTGGCATCAACACACTTGCATACAGCAACAGGGAACATTTCTCCTGAAGTTGTATTGGACGCTAAGCAACTATTGGGAGACGCTTCAGAACGTTTGACAATGATTGTTATGCACTCAGCCACTTACACTGAACTGCAAAAGCAAAACGTTATCGAGTTCATCGTTGGATCAGACTCAAAGACACAAATTCCAACTTACTTGGGATACACAGTCCTAGTCGATGATGACATTACACCATCAGAAGACGGGACTTACACATCATACTTGTTGGCTACTGCATCATTTGGGCGCAACACATCAGCTCCTGCAAACATGACAACGTTCGAAACTGCCCGTGACGCTTCACGCGGAACAGACAGTATCTACACACGTCGTGCCTTTGTAATGCACCCTCGTGGTATTTCATGGACTAATGCGGAAGTATCAGACATGACACCAACTAACCAAGACTTGGAAAACGTCAAGAACTGGAACCGTGTGTACGACCCTAAGTACATCGGAATGGTTGCGATCAAGCACAAGGTTGGTGAAGCTCCAAAGGTTGCACCTAAGAAGGCGGCTGCTAAGTAG
- a CDS encoding tape measure protein, with translation MATISSTLQINDRFTGPLKSMFSSMNMVKKSTQGLNTAMNQNNKMGSEMQRAEKMALLAGRAFKEAKSNAEALGKAGTASASDMLKAEKNVEKMRGEFKASKQAVESLKSSMGSMPSEGVKKATQDVQQLGEQAQKSGSMFKAVLGGSLVGGAISKGMGVVSNSVDGAIGRIDTLSNSGKVFGNLGVSANQAKVGMANLDTAIDGLPTALDTAVQGVQTFVSANGDMNKSVKLYKSINDTILGFGGTTEQSASAVMQLGKAFGKGKIQGEAFNALIDNGAAGALPELAKKMGMTQDKMVELGSKGKISADKFGKALIELNEKGGEKMAATSKMAKDSTAGIATAIAVAKSAVTRSVAHIIQEIGPNLVTAFQGIKAKLNEMKPMFQAFGKAIAKSFSIAGDVAKFLTPFAKAVAPMAGIFLGASAGALAFSKSMGALRSGLDMVTKHPWLTAIFTIGSMLVYAYQNNEKFRKGVNDLGQSILEITQNAGKWIEGLKSMDKGAIGAIAANAAMIVGIFGMAGGFKLLGRVIGGTGSAFKKLGSFLNPRKLFGFKKGAEQASKASDALGKSTTKAAKGTGAMSRGFGSLMKLAGVALVIASIALLARAIEPLAKTGGDGAIAMLAFGASVGIMAAVLGTMGTKLTAGLGGILAFGAAVSVMALAMTPIAQAGSEGAIGVAVFALSIGALAGMMALLGPMLTIAAPGMLAFGAAIFLVGTGIGIAAAGIALFAMQLPIVATYGLQSALAFLALGGALLVFGVGSLVAGVGLGILSVGLLMVGMGALVASAGIMMLTVTSMMLSVSLMLVGASSMLAAVGMMMAGASAMLLFVGMMMVVVPTLILSVTLPLLAASLLLVGAGALVASAGMIVFGAGAVVAAAGTVALLAALTLVNTQMNSIAKNAANSAASLKEMVTAIDIVKAGLDTIGSAAKDAVGGLLSAFSSAIAPAKSNGTQLGTAASMGVTAGLTMGTPMAMAAMTRLVSSIRSVGMRAVGTMRSIGMMIGQGLAVGMNSALGAVTAAANRLVGEAERAARAKAKIHSPSRLMRDQVGRYIGEGMAVGMDNEAGTVTKSANGLVNAAVGNVSGVAPSTSGSVPSSNLSGAIGGTINNSSTQSSGDDVNINFGQGAITIQAAEGESGESLLEKFETAMRAKYEAGLAH, from the coding sequence ATGGCGACAATTAGTTCTACCTTACAAATTAATGACCGGTTTACTGGTCCCTTAAAATCAATGTTCAGTTCTATGAATATGGTTAAGAAGTCTACTCAAGGACTTAACACCGCTATGAATCAGAACAATAAGATGGGATCAGAAATGCAACGTGCCGAAAAGATGGCATTACTAGCAGGGCGTGCATTTAAGGAAGCAAAATCTAACGCGGAAGCTTTGGGGAAAGCTGGTACTGCGTCAGCATCAGACATGCTGAAGGCTGAAAAGAACGTCGAGAAGATGCGAGGTGAGTTTAAAGCCTCTAAACAAGCCGTGGAGTCGTTAAAGTCATCTATGGGGTCAATGCCTAGCGAAGGTGTTAAAAAGGCGACACAAGACGTTCAGCAATTGGGGGAGCAAGCTCAAAAGTCTGGCTCAATGTTTAAAGCTGTGCTTGGTGGTAGCCTTGTCGGCGGTGCAATTAGCAAAGGAATGGGAGTGGTTAGTAATTCCGTCGATGGCGCTATTGGTCGTATTGACACGTTGAGTAACTCTGGGAAGGTATTCGGTAACTTAGGTGTTAGTGCGAACCAAGCTAAAGTCGGAATGGCTAATCTAGATACAGCGATTGATGGATTACCTACTGCGCTTGATACAGCCGTTCAAGGTGTTCAAACGTTCGTTTCCGCTAACGGGGATATGAATAAGTCAGTCAAGTTATACAAGTCAATTAACGATACCATTCTTGGTTTTGGTGGTACGACTGAACAATCAGCTAGTGCGGTTATGCAACTGGGGAAGGCGTTCGGTAAAGGTAAGATTCAAGGTGAAGCGTTCAATGCTTTGATTGACAACGGAGCCGCTGGAGCATTACCTGAATTAGCCAAGAAAATGGGTATGACCCAAGACAAGATGGTCGAACTCGGTTCAAAGGGTAAGATTAGCGCGGATAAGTTCGGTAAAGCATTGATTGAATTGAATGAAAAGGGCGGAGAAAAGATGGCTGCCACTTCCAAGATGGCGAAAGACTCAACTGCTGGTATCGCTACAGCGATCGCGGTCGCTAAGTCTGCCGTAACTCGTTCAGTGGCGCATATTATTCAAGAGATTGGACCTAATTTGGTTACAGCATTCCAAGGAATTAAGGCGAAATTGAACGAAATGAAACCAATGTTTCAAGCATTTGGTAAAGCCATAGCAAAATCATTCAGTATAGCTGGTGATGTTGCCAAGTTCTTGACGCCATTTGCAAAGGCAGTAGCGCCTATGGCAGGGATATTCCTAGGGGCTTCTGCTGGAGCCTTAGCCTTTTCAAAGTCTATGGGTGCGCTTCGTAGCGGGCTTGATATGGTCACTAAACACCCATGGTTAACAGCTATCTTCACGATTGGTTCAATGCTTGTTTACGCATATCAAAACAATGAGAAGTTTAGAAAAGGTGTAAATGATCTAGGACAATCAATCTTAGAGATAACTCAAAACGCTGGTAAATGGATCGAAGGGCTTAAGTCTATGGACAAGGGCGCCATCGGTGCAATTGCAGCTAATGCCGCGATGATAGTTGGTATCTTCGGAATGGCAGGCGGATTCAAGCTGTTAGGTCGAGTTATCGGTGGAACAGGCAGTGCATTTAAAAAGCTAGGTAGCTTCTTGAACCCTCGCAAGTTGTTTGGCTTTAAAAAGGGTGCTGAACAAGCGTCTAAGGCTTCAGATGCTTTAGGTAAGTCAACAACAAAGGCTGCCAAAGGAACTGGTGCTATGTCGCGAGGATTTGGTTCTTTGATGAAATTAGCAGGTGTAGCACTTGTTATTGCGTCTATCGCATTGCTAGCGCGAGCTATCGAACCATTAGCTAAGACTGGCGGAGACGGAGCAATTGCAATGCTTGCATTTGGTGCTAGTGTTGGAATTATGGCTGCGGTGCTTGGGACAATGGGCACTAAGCTAACTGCTGGATTAGGCGGCATTTTGGCGTTCGGTGCAGCAGTGTCTGTTATGGCGCTTGCAATGACACCAATTGCTCAAGCTGGTTCTGAAGGTGCTATTGGCGTTGCAGTGTTCGCATTATCAATTGGTGCACTTGCAGGAATGATGGCGCTACTTGGTCCAATGCTTACGATTGCAGCACCCGGAATGCTTGCGTTTGGCGCAGCAATCTTCTTAGTTGGAACTGGTATCGGAATAGCGGCTGCAGGTATTGCATTATTCGCTATGCAGTTGCCAATTGTCGCGACGTATGGTCTACAGTCAGCTCTAGCGTTCCTTGCACTGGGTGGCGCGTTGCTAGTATTTGGCGTTGGATCACTTGTCGCAGGTGTTGGGCTTGGCATTTTGAGCGTAGGACTGCTTATGGTCGGCATGGGGGCATTAGTTGCTAGTGCTGGCATTATGATGCTTACCGTGACTTCTATGATGTTGTCAGTAAGCTTGATGTTGGTTGGCGCCAGTTCAATGCTCGCAGCGGTAGGAATGATGATGGCTGGTGCGTCAGCTATGTTGCTATTCGTTGGAATGATGATGGTAGTAGTACCTACTTTGATTTTGTCTGTCACATTACCACTATTAGCAGCTTCGCTATTGCTAGTTGGAGCTGGGGCTTTGGTCGCCAGTGCAGGAATGATTGTATTTGGTGCAGGAGCAGTTGTTGCTGCTGCAGGTACTGTTGCATTACTAGCTGCGCTAACTCTAGTGAACACGCAAATGAATAGTATTGCCAAGAACGCTGCTAATAGTGCTGCTAGTTTGAAAGAGATGGTTACGGCTATCGATATCGTAAAGGCTGGACTGGATACCATTGGTAGTGCGGCAAAGGATGCCGTGGGCGGATTGCTTTCAGCATTTAGTAGTGCGATTGCGCCTGCTAAATCTAATGGAACTCAATTGGGTACTGCAGCATCAATGGGTGTTACGGCTGGTTTGACTATGGGAACACCTATGGCCATGGCAGCAATGACACGTCTGGTGTCTAGCATTAGATCCGTTGGAATGCGTGCTGTAGGTACTATGCGATCAATCGGCATGATGATTGGGCAAGGCTTGGCAGTCGGTATGAATTCCGCTCTTGGAGCTGTTACTGCAGCAGCAAATCGTTTGGTTGGAGAAGCAGAGCGTGCAGCTCGTGCTAAGGCGAAAATTCACAGTCCGTCACGTCTAATGCGTGATCAAGTAGGACGCTATATCGGTGAAGGTATGGCGGTCGGAATGGACAACGAAGCAGGAACTGTCACTAAGTCTGCAAACGGTCTAGTTAATGCCGCCGTTGGTAACGTTTCAGGTGTGGCACCGTCTACATCAGGAAGCGTGCCATCAAGTAACCTATCAGGGGCTATCGGCGGAACTATTAACAACTCAAGCACTCAATCTAGTGGCGATGATGTAAATATCAATTTCGGTCAAGGGGCTATTACTATTCAAGCTGCTGAAGGCGAGAGTGGAGAATCACTTCTTGAGAAGTTTGAAACAGCTATGCGTGCTAAGTACGAAGCAGGACTAGCACATTAA
- a CDS encoding phage scaffolding protein: protein MKTEELQELGLNEDQIKGVMALKGKAVQAESDKVAALTAERDSLTEQITQRDKDIKKIQKEVGDNEALAAQLSDLQTKYDADTKSLNETLAATKLDSAVTQALANTNARDPKDLKAFLNSDDIKFNDDGELVGLNDQITNLQQTKAYLFDGGAKQEYKPAGGSASSRATSLETAMKSKDFNLTKYLEEQQGE from the coding sequence ATGAAGACTGAAGAATTGCAAGAGTTGGGACTTAACGAGGACCAAATCAAGGGAGTAATGGCACTTAAGGGTAAGGCAGTACAAGCCGAATCCGACAAAGTAGCTGCATTGACAGCGGAACGTGACAGCTTGACGGAGCAAATCACGCAACGCGACAAAGACATCAAGAAGATTCAAAAGGAAGTAGGCGATAACGAAGCATTGGCTGCTCAGTTATCAGACCTACAAACCAAATATGACGCGGACACAAAGTCGCTTAACGAAACGTTAGCGGCTACTAAGTTAGATAGCGCTGTAACACAAGCGTTAGCAAACACAAACGCACGTGATCCGAAGGATTTGAAGGCATTCCTTAACTCTGATGACATCAAGTTCAATGACGACGGCGAATTGGTAGGGCTTAACGACCAAATCACAAATCTTCAACAAACTAAGGCGTACTTGTTCGATGGTGGCGCAAAGCAAGAGTACAAACCAGCTGGCGGCTCTGCTTCATCTCGCGCAACAAGCCTTGAAACAGCAATGAAGTCGAAGGATTTCAACCTAACTAAGTATTTGGAAGAACAACAAGGAGAATAA
- a CDS encoding phage tail sheath family protein codes for MSGGPFTSQNKILPGAYTNVFSKGSRALTAESDRGVVFTVVDGVNWGKPGVVEVTPASDFTAIFGQDINSEALIGVKQVLLNAKKAYVFNLNSGKKATGASAVLPWKFTALHPGTIGNDVRVVVEPDPADFGSISVKTYLQGMKTDEQKVTKAEDLKPNAYIVPSLSEEEIDLETLATPVQVQLAGGTTDPAFLNTDELVNAIETYEFNTLVAPAFAVKNALHQVLATTAIRMRDEQGRKIQAVIPASESYDPDHEGVIVVENGVQMADGTVYGPEVMIGLVAGLSAAAPENKSLTYMQINGAVDVVPRFSEPKQIELIQAGRMVFISAREQVKILSDINSLHTFTDEKNQAFSKNRVLRVLDSISNNTRETWEDSFIGKVTNDGAGRDLFKANRAEYLAQLETQNAIQDFTPDDISVVKGESSDSVVANIAVQPTDAMEKLYMTVHVN; via the coding sequence ATGAGTGGAGGACCATTTACAAGCCAAAACAAGATTCTGCCCGGAGCATATACAAACGTATTTTCGAAGGGATCACGTGCATTAACTGCTGAATCAGACCGCGGGGTCGTTTTCACAGTCGTGGACGGCGTGAACTGGGGTAAGCCGGGAGTTGTCGAAGTGACGCCAGCGTCAGACTTTACAGCAATCTTCGGGCAAGACATCAACAGCGAAGCATTGATTGGAGTTAAGCAAGTTTTGCTAAACGCGAAGAAGGCATACGTCTTCAACTTGAACTCAGGTAAGAAGGCGACTGGAGCGTCTGCAGTCTTGCCATGGAAGTTCACTGCGCTACACCCCGGAACAATCGGAAACGATGTCCGAGTGGTAGTAGAACCAGACCCAGCTGACTTCGGGTCAATTTCAGTTAAGACGTACTTGCAAGGTATGAAGACTGACGAACAAAAGGTAACTAAGGCGGAAGATTTGAAGCCTAACGCTTACATCGTTCCGTCACTTTCCGAAGAAGAAATCGACCTTGAAACACTGGCAACACCAGTTCAAGTTCAATTGGCTGGCGGTACAACTGATCCAGCGTTCTTGAACACTGACGAATTGGTTAACGCCATCGAAACATACGAATTTAACACTTTGGTAGCGCCTGCATTCGCTGTTAAGAATGCTTTGCACCAAGTGCTAGCAACTACTGCTATTCGTATGCGCGACGAACAAGGGCGCAAGATTCAAGCGGTTATTCCAGCTTCTGAATCATACGACCCTGACCACGAAGGTGTCATCGTTGTTGAAAACGGTGTGCAAATGGCAGATGGAACTGTTTACGGTCCCGAAGTGATGATTGGACTAGTGGCTGGACTTTCAGCTGCGGCTCCCGAAAACAAGTCTTTGACTTACATGCAAATCAATGGAGCAGTCGATGTTGTGCCTCGTTTCTCTGAACCGAAGCAAATCGAATTGATCCAAGCGGGACGCATGGTCTTCATTTCAGCTCGTGAACAAGTGAAGATTTTGTCTGACATTAACTCTTTGCACACGTTCACAGATGAAAAGAACCAAGCTTTCTCAAAGAACCGTGTATTGCGAGTATTGGATTCAATCTCAAACAACACACGCGAAACATGGGAAGACAGCTTCATCGGGAAGGTAACAAACGACGGCGCTGGACGTGATTTGTTCAAGGCTAACCGTGCGGAATACCTAGCCCAACTTGAAACTCAAAACGCTATTCAAGACTTTACACCTGACGACATCTCAGTTGTTAAGGGTGAATCTAGCGACAGCGTAGTTGCCAACATTGCAGTTCAACCAACTGATGCAATGGAAAAGTTGTACATGACTGTACACGTTAACTAG
- a CDS encoding phage tail terminator family protein, giving the protein MDDVTSLVIQTLHNKLPDIPVYRENMRTAFSEPSFFVSRISSTQQGETFGFAMRMYAFDVAYFPNPKRPNEDMDNMAEWLMANLKVIEPNYAHVINQAINVTDGVLHYTFNARARVHEDYGDRFTEPLNYKGELKHGQDNPNG; this is encoded by the coding sequence ATGGACGACGTAACTAGCCTTGTTATCCAAACATTGCACAACAAACTACCAGACATACCGGTTTATCGGGAAAACATGAGGACGGCATTCAGTGAGCCGTCTTTTTTTGTGTCGCGAATTTCATCAACGCAACAAGGCGAGACTTTTGGTTTCGCTATGCGTATGTATGCATTCGATGTCGCATATTTCCCTAATCCGAAACGACCTAATGAAGACATGGACAACATGGCGGAGTGGTTAATGGCGAATTTAAAAGTCATTGAACCTAACTACGCTCATGTGATTAATCAAGCGATTAACGTCACTGACGGCGTGTTGCATTACACGTTTAATGCCCGCGCTCGTGTTCATGAAGATTACGGAGATCGTTTTACTGAACCACTAAATTACAAAGGAGAACTAAAGCATGGACAAGACAATCCCAACGGCTGA
- a CDS encoding HK97 gp10 family phage protein, which translates to MSKFGSFDTKEFEKFVAEFENKANGEAIVREVEQVMTKTAGVALNKVKRKTPVDSGTLRRNWKAGNIKRSGKSLSVEISNNTEHAPYIENGHRIVRGGKTVGFQKGHFMLKTTVDEVNDSWGRTLGKSLDDTLREALGG; encoded by the coding sequence ATGAGTAAGTTTGGTTCGTTCGATACGAAAGAATTTGAGAAATTCGTTGCTGAATTCGAAAACAAAGCCAACGGTGAAGCGATTGTCCGTGAAGTTGAGCAAGTTATGACCAAAACGGCAGGAGTTGCGCTTAACAAAGTTAAACGTAAGACACCTGTTGATTCTGGTACGTTACGACGTAACTGGAAAGCTGGAAACATTAAGCGATCTGGTAAAAGTCTATCTGTTGAAATTTCGAACAACACGGAACACGCGCCATACATCGAAAACGGTCATCGAATTGTCCGCGGAGGGAAAACGGTAGGATTCCAAAAGGGGCATTTCATGCTTAAAACGACCGTAGACGAAGTAAACGATAGCTGGGGACGAACTCTTGGTAAATCGTTAGACGACACGCTTAGAGAAGCGCTAGGAGGTTGA